The Mesorhizobium sp. AR02 genomic interval TGTCCACCAAACCCCCTGTCAGCCGAGGCTCGGTCAGCCCCAGCGCGACGCTTACCACATCCGTCCGACGCGCTACCGAGGCATCGTGGCAAAGCAGCAACACTACTCCGCAAAGTTGCTGGCCGGACTTGCTGCAATGTGCCGTTAGGTTATGTGTGTAATGTTGGTTTTGGGGCAAGATTCTAAACGGGGTTAAGTATGCGGGCTCGGGCACCTGGTAAATTGTTGGCGACTGTAGCGGCGTCCGCTGCTTCGGTGACTTCCGCAGGCGTGGTTGCCGCGCATGCGGAGGATGCGAAGGTCACAGACCAGTCGGTGATCGATTCACGCGTCAAGATAGCCTTCGAGGGCGCGTTCTTTCAAAACAACATCCACAATGGCGACAAGCTCGGCGGCTCTGACAAGCTTGGGAACAGTAACGGCGACTTCTCTGGATCGATCGCGTTGACCAAGCAGATTTCACCTGACATGGACTGGCGCCTCGCTGGCGCGTTCCACGTCGGGAAGAACCGGTCGTTCGATATCAGCGGCGCGACAACCGGGTTCGGTAATCCGGGGACATTGACTTTAGGCTACGGCGACGACTACGTCTTCCAGACGTTCGATTTCGATGTCGGCAAGCATGTCAAGGTTCAGGCCGCCGATATCCGCTTCTTTGGCGGTCTGCGCCTGGTGCATTCGGATGAAACAGGTGATGTCTTCGAAAGCTTCACCCCGGACAATCCGGCCGACAAGGGGGTCTCCGCCGACAAGATTGGATCGTCGGAATATTGGGGCGTCGGCCCGCGTGTCGGCGCCGAGGCCTATTACCCGCTCGGCGAAACCTGGGGTCTGACAGGCGCGGTTTCCGGCTCCGTCATGTGGGGGCGCCGCAATGACCGTGTCGGTGTGAATGTCACGGGTACCAATCCGGATGGGCACCTGTCCGCTACAGTGGCGAGCCAGTCCTACAGCCAGACAGTCACCAACGTTGACGCCTCGGCCGGCTTGAGCTGGACGCCGCTCGCGGGTACCACCTTTACCGCCGGCTACAAGATCGAGCAGTGGCACAATCTGCTTATCAATGCGGACCACACCAACCAGACTTTCCACGGCCCCTTCCTTCGGCTCGAAGTGAAGATGTGACGGCGGCGACCGACATCCGGTGAGATTTGGGCAGTGTTCGAATCCAGGACCGCGGTCAACGGCAGCGTCAAATTGCACTACACGGCGGCGGGCTCTGGCCCGCCGATCGTCTTTCTGCACGGCTTTCCGGATCACGGAATGGGCTGGCGCCGGCAGATGCAGGCGCTTTGCGGCCGCTATCGCGTGATCGCGCCGGACCTGCGGGGCTTCGGACAAAGCGATGCGCCGCAAGGCTACGGCAACTATGTGCTGACCAATCTGGTCAACGACGTGCTGGCCGTTCTCGCCGCTGAAAAGCTGACCCAGGCCGCCATAGTAGGCCACGACTGGGGCGGTATCATCGCATGGTGGCTGGCCATACGAGTGCCGCAGGTCGTGCGCCATCTCGTCCTGTTGTCGACGCCGCACCCGCGCAATCATCTGCGTGCGATTGCCGACCCGGCCAATGCCGAGATCACCGGCTACATACGCCGCTTCCAGGTGCCGGGCGCAGCTCAGATGCTGGACATCAACGAACTCTGCGCCTGGGTCACCGATCCGGAGGACAGGCAAGCCCTGGTGGACTCCCTCACGCGATCCGATCCGGAGGCGATGCTGGGCTACTACAGAGCCAACATACCGCTTGGCAGAGTGCCTGACTTAGGTCAGTTACCTCTCGTCAAAGCGCCAACCCTGGTGCTGTTCGGCACCGACGATCCCTATGTTCCGGTCAGCGCTTTCGATGGCACGTTTCGCGAGGTCGATAACGTGACCGCATTGGTGGCGCTGCCCGGCGCCGGTCACTTTATCCACCACCAAGCAGGCAAGTTCGTCACCGAGCAGATCGAAGCGTGGGTGGAGCGATCGCCTTCCAGCTTCCGCCACCTTGCGTAAGGCGTCTCAGGATCGCCTGAGCAACTATAGAAAGCCGAATTCTGTCTGACCTCAAGCCGGCGGCATCGGGCCAAATCGGATACGGAAGCGCCTGTTTTCACGGCCCTTCTTTTCGATCTTGCCGATGTGGATTTCGCCGATTTCGCCGGTGCTTTTGACATGCGTGCCGCCACAAGGCTGGCTATCGACTGCGCCATTCTCACCGATGCAGACAAGGCGGATCTTGCCTGTACCGACTGGCGGGCGGACGTTCTTGGGCTTCACCAGGCCGGGATTCGCGGCGAGTTCCTCGTCGCTGATAAGCCTGGTGAAAATCGGATGATCGGCCCGCACCAGGTCCATCAGGCTGGCCGTCACCTCTTCCTTCGAGAAGCTGGCGTCCGGAATGTCGAAATCGACACGGCTATCGTCCTCGGAAACCGCCGCACCCGTGATTGGAAACGGGCAAACGACTGTCAGCAGGTGACAGGCCGCATGCATGCGCATCAACAGGTGCCGGCGTTCCCAGTCGATGCTGAGTTTGACCTTCTCGCCAACCGCCAAGGCCGCCTGCTCCGGCGCCGGCACATGGATGATCTCGTCCTTGGTTTCACCCGTGATGGTGGCGGCAATGGCGATGCGGCTGCCATCGGCGCGTTCGAGATAGCCGGTGTCTCCCGGTTGGCCGCCCGATGTGGCGTAGAAGATGGTGCGGTCGAGAATGATGCCGCCACGATCATTGACGGCAACGACCGTCGCATCCGCCGTGCTGAGATAAGCGTCGTCGCGAAACAGCGCTTCCGTCTTGTGCGCCATCACGCGACCTTTTCGAACGGCACCGAAATCTTGCTCTGCAACTCCATCCAGCCCGGCACCGGGAGATTCTTCTCGCGCAGGAATTCCGGGTTGAACAGCTTCGACTGATAGCGCGTGCCGTAGTCGCAAAGAATGGTCACGATGGTGTGGCCGGGGCCAAGCTCCCTGGCCAGCCGGATGGCGCCGGCAATGTTGATGCCGGTCGAGCCGCCGACGCACAGGCCTTCTTCCTGGATGAGGTCGAAGACGATCGGCAGCGCGTCCTCGTCCTTGATCTGGAAGGAGAAGTCCGGCGTGAACCCTTCGAGATTGGCGGTGATGCGCCCCTGCCCGATGCCTTCGGTGATCGAACTGCCCTCGGACTTCAATTCGCCGCTGGTGTAAAAACTGTAGAGCGCGGCCCCCAGCGGATCAGCGAGCGCGATCTTGACGTCCTTGCTCCTGGCCTTCAGCCCGAAAGCAACGCCAGCCAGCGTGCCGCCGGAACCGACCGCCGAGACGAAACCGTCAACCTTGCCGCCGGTCTGGTTCCAGATTTCCTCGGCCGTGGTGCGGATATGTCCGTCGCGGTTGGCGACATTGTCGAACTGGTTGGCCCAGATGGCGCCGTTCGGCTCGCTCCTGGCCATCTGCTCGGCCAGCCGTCCCGACAATTTCACGTAATTGTTGGGGTTCTTGTAGGGCACCGCCGGCACCTCGATCAGCTCGGCGCCGAGCAACCGGATCGTGTCCTTCTTTTCCTGGCTCTGCGTGTCCGGGATGACGATGACGGTGCGGTAGCCCAGAGCCTTGGCGACCAGCGTCAGCCCGATGCCCGTATTGCCGGCCGTCCCCTCGACGATGACACCGCCCGGCTGCAACAGGCCGCGCTGTTCGGCGTCACGGATGATGAACAGGCCGGCGCGATCCTTGACCGATTGCCCCGGATTCATGAATTCGGCCTTGCCCAGGATCTCGCAGCCGGTTTCTTCGGAAGCTTTGTTGAGGCGGATCAGAGGCGTGTTGCCGATCGCGTCGATCACAGAACGGGGCATTCAGGATTCCTTGTGTGCGTACGCCGAAACCCTAGAAACCCGAAGCTTCGGTTTCAAGGCAAGAATTTGTCTGGTCCAGTCGCATTACGGGCACTGCGTTGCATCGGCACCCTCCAGACTGGGCTCGATATCGCACAGTTCATTTGCACCCAACGTCGAAAAGCACTCTTTTCATTCGATTTCCTGACCGCTAGAGCAAGGCACCAACAAACTCGACAGGGCGCAGCATGACACTCTATCGGGCCGATCCGAAACACGGCGTCGCCTGGGTCACCGGCGGCAGCAGCGGTATTGGCCGCTCGCTGGCCAGGGACCTGGCGTCTCAAGGCTATGCGGTGGCGGTGACGGCGCTGGACGACGATCCGATCGACACGCTCATCGTCGAGACCGCGCAGATGCCGGGCAGCGTCACGGCTTTTCCCTGCGACGTCACCGACGAGCCGCGCATGGAAAGGACGGTCGCCGCGATCGAGAAGGAACTCGGCCCGATCGTGCTCGCCGTCTTCAATGCCGGAAACTACATTTCCACGCCTGGAGAGGCTCTCGTCGTCAAGGACTTTCGCCGCTCCTTCGAGGTCAACTATTTCGGCATCATCAACGGGCTGGTGCCGGTCGTGGACTATATGCGCGTGCGGGCGCGCGGCCATGTCGTTCTGGTCGGATCGGTCACTGCCTATTTCGGCTGGCCGACCACAGCTGCCTATGGCGGCACCAAGGCGGCGATCAACATCCTGGCCGAGTCGCTGAAGTACGATTTCGACAAGATGAACATCCGCGTCCAGGTGATAAACCCCGGTTTTGTCGACACGCCGCTAACCGAAAAGAACATGCTGCCAATGCCGGGCCTGATGCCGGTCAGCCGAGCGACACGCCGTATGGTGAAGGCAATCAAATCCGGCGGCTTCGAAGTCACCTTTCCGTACCGCACGAGCTGGCCGCTAAAGTTTCTCAGCCTGTTGCCCAGACCGATCACCCGGTGGGTGATCAGCTTGACGACCAGCTGGAAGGCGCGGCCGCTGCATTACGAGCGTAAACCGCCCAACAAATAGGATGCCCACAGGATTGGTGGCTTGGCTGCCTGAGCGGCCGTTGCCTGTTCATGGTCGCCACCATAGGTTTGTTGTTGTTGCGTGGAGTCTGCAATGGGGCGACGGATCGTGCTTGCTGTGCTGGGCCTGATCGTCGTCCTTGCTCTGGCTCTCGTCTTTGGCCCACGCGTTCCCATCGACACCACGATCCGTTTCGATCCTTCCGTCATCGGTGACGATCCGCAGGCCTATGTGGCCAAGGTGGAAGCCGCCGTGCCCGGCATCCGTGATGGGCTGGAGAAGGAGATCGTCTGGGCCAACTCGATGGTGCATGCCAAGACGCGGCTGTCGATCGTCTATATCCATGGCTTCTCGGCTTCGAAGGGCGAGGTCCGCCCCCTGCCCGACGACGTGGCCGACCAGCTCGACGCCAACCTCTTCTACACCCGCCTCACCGGTCACGGGCAAGACGGCGCGGCGATGACGCAAGGCAGCGTCAATGCCTGGATCAACGACTATGAGGAGGCGCTCGCCATCGGCCGGGCGATCGGCGACAAGGTGATCGTCATCTCGACCTCGACCGGCGGCTCGGTGGCGGTTTGGGCGGCAACGCAGCCGGGCGCATCGGATGGCGTGGCGGCCATTGCGTTCATCTCGCCCAATTTCGGCGTGAAGGCGTCCGGCGCCGAGATCCTGACCATGCCATGGGGCAAGCAGATCGCCGAACTCGTCATCGGCAAGGAGCGCAGTTTCGTGCCGCGCAACGCACTGCACGAAAAATTCTGGACCACCAAATATCCGGTTGCCGCGACGCTGCCGATGCAGGCGCTGACGGAACTTGCCTATGGTGCGCCGGTTGAGAAGGCGACCATCCCGGCTTTGTTCATCTTCTCGGATATGGACAGAGTGGTCCGGCCCGACCGCACGCGTGAGATCGCCGGGCGTTGGGGTGGCGCACATGAGCTGGTGCCCATCGAAAGCACGGGCGACTCGGACAACCATGTCATCGCCGGCGATGTGCTGTCGCCATCGACCACGGCTTTCCTGGCGCAACGGATTGCCGTCTGGGTCGAGGCGGTGGCGAAATAAGATGCAGAGACGAAAAGGGCGGCCGAAGCATCGCTTCAGCCGCCCTCTTCTCCATCAGTCAGGCAACCAGCCAACCGCTAAGGCTTGGCCGACCGCCACCAGGCGTTGTTAAGCAGCCCGCGCCGCCGGGCGCTTGCCGCCGAAGCGGCGCTTGTTGTTGCCCTTGAAGGGTTTTGCGCCTTCCGGCTTGCGTTCGCCAGCAAAGGCCGGCTTGTCGCCGAAGCGCTTCTTGCCGAAGCCGTTGCCCTTGTTCTCGCCGCCCGGCCGCCTGCCGTCGCGACGGCCGTTACGGTCGTTGCGATCATTGGCGGGTTCGAAGCGCTCGTTCTTTTCAGCCGGATTGCGCTGCGGATCGGGGCTGCCGAGATGGTCGGCAACGATTGGCAGCTTGGTGCGGATGATGCGCTCGACCTGACGCAGCTTGCTGTTCTCCGAAGGATCGCAAAGCGTGATCGCAATGCCGTCCATGCCGTTACGACCGGTGCGGCCGATGCGGTGGACGTAGCTTTCAGCCTCGTCCGGCAGATCGAAGTTCACGACATGGCTGATACCGGGGACGTCGATGCCACGCGCCGCGATATCGGTCGCGACCAGAATGCGCACCGACCCCTCACGGAAATCGTTCAGCGCCTTCTGACGAGCGTTCTGCGACTTGTTGCCGTGAATGACGGCGGCCTTGAAGCCATCGCGCTCGAGGTCCTTGGTCACCCGGTCGGCGCCGTGCTTGGTGCGCGAAAAGATGATGACGGACTTCATCGCCTCGTCGGCGAGCATCGTCGACAGAACCTGGCGCTTCTGCTTGGTGCGGGCGAAGACGACGCCTTGCACGATTTCGGCAGCCGCGGTGCTTTGCGGCGAGACTTCAATGCGGACCGGGTTCTTCAACAGGCCCTTGGCCAGTTCGGCGATCTCGTCCGGCATGGTGGCCGAAAACAGCGCCGTCTGGCGATCAGGCGCGGTCGCCTTGGCGATGCGCTTGACGTCATTGATGAAGCCCATGTCGAGCATGCGGTCGCCCTCGTCCAGCACCAGCCATTTGGTGTCGGAGAGGATGAGGTCGCCCTCGCGCACCAGGTCGGTCAACCGGCCGGGCGTGGCAATGAGGATGTCGACGCCGGGCGCAACCTTCTTCACCTGGCTGAAGCGCGAGACGCCGCCCAGCACCAGTGCGGTCGAGACATGCTGGCCTTTTGCGAGGATCTTGATGGTGTCTTCGATCTGCACGGCAAGTTCACGCGTCGGCGCCAGGATGAGTGCGCGGGCCGTCTTGGCGCGCCGCTTGGTGCCGAGCGCGATGATCTTCGACAGGATCGGCAGCGCGAAGGCCGCGGTCTTGCCGGAGCCGGTCTGTGCGATGCCGAAAATGTCACGGCCTTCCAGCTGCGGCGGGATCGCCTGCATCTGGATCGGCTTCGGTTCGGTGAAGCCGGCGTTGTGGGTGGCCTTGAGCAGCGCACCCGTAATTCCCAGCGCTGCGAAACCGGAGAGTTCCGCGGTGTCGTTGCCGGGCAAAGTGTTTTCGTTGGTCAAAATAATCTTCTTTCACGCGGCTCTGTGGCCGCAAACATCAATGGCGGCAGGGCGCAACCTGCCGTCGAAAAATTTGATATGAAACGACAAGGCGGGCGGACGTAAACGTCCACTCGGCTGCGCTGTCGTGCCCGCAGGCATCATGCCACGGGGCTTTTTCGCCACTTTGTGATGTACCGGAAAGAGGGGCCGATATACCGGAAAGAGGGAAAACAGACGCAACCAGTCTCATTTGTCGAGAAGGCCGGAATCTCCCGGCCCAAGCGCCTATGGGCTGCATATGGCTGAGTTCGCCCCGGAATGCAAGGGGCGTCATGTTGCGGTGCAGCAAAAACCAGCCAAAAGCCGACGCTTGCACTCCCCGGCGGGCATCATTACCACAAATGCAGCTTCTATTTTGGGGACCGAGCGATGAAGGAAGTGCTGAAGGAACTCGAGCGCCGGCGCGACATCGCCCGCATGGGTGGTGGCCAGGCGCGCATCGATGCCCAGCACAAGAAGGGCAAGCTTACCGCGCGCGAACGCGTCGAGGTGTTTCTCGACGAGGGCTCGTTCGAAGAGTTCGACATGTATGTCGAGCATCGCTCGACCGATTTCGGCATGGAGAAGACAAAGATCGCCGGCGATGGCGTCGTCACCGGCTGGGGCACGGTCAATGGCCGGCCGGTCTATCTCTTTGCCAAGGATTTCACCGTGTTCGGCGGCTCGCTGTCGGAAGCCCATGCCGAGAAGGTCATCAAGGTGCAGGAAATGGCGCTGCGCAACCGCGCGCCGATCATCGGGCTTT includes:
- a CDS encoding Lpg1974 family pore-forming outer membrane protein; translated protein: MATVAASAASVTSAGVVAAHAEDAKVTDQSVIDSRVKIAFEGAFFQNNIHNGDKLGGSDKLGNSNGDFSGSIALTKQISPDMDWRLAGAFHVGKNRSFDISGATTGFGNPGTLTLGYGDDYVFQTFDFDVGKHVKVQAADIRFFGGLRLVHSDETGDVFESFTPDNPADKGVSADKIGSSEYWGVGPRVGAEAYYPLGETWGLTGAVSGSVMWGRRNDRVGVNVTGTNPDGHLSATVASQSYSQTVTNVDASAGLSWTPLAGTTFTAGYKIEQWHNLLINADHTNQTFHGPFLRLEVKM
- a CDS encoding alpha/beta fold hydrolase — encoded protein: MHYTAAGSGPPIVFLHGFPDHGMGWRRQMQALCGRYRVIAPDLRGFGQSDAPQGYGNYVLTNLVNDVLAVLAAEKLTQAAIVGHDWGGIIAWWLAIRVPQVVRHLVLLSTPHPRNHLRAIADPANAEITGYIRRFQVPGAAQMLDINELCAWVTDPEDRQALVDSLTRSDPEAMLGYYRANIPLGRVPDLGQLPLVKAPTLVLFGTDDPYVPVSAFDGTFREVDNVTALVALPGAGHFIHHQAGKFVTEQIEAWVERSPSSFRHLA
- a CDS encoding alanyl-tRNA editing protein, which encodes MAHKTEALFRDDAYLSTADATVVAVNDRGGIILDRTIFYATSGGQPGDTGYLERADGSRIAIAATITGETKDEIIHVPAPEQAALAVGEKVKLSIDWERRHLLMRMHAACHLLTVVCPFPITGAAVSEDDSRVDFDIPDASFSKEEVTASLMDLVRADHPIFTRLISDEELAANPGLVKPKNVRPPVGTGKIRLVCIGENGAVDSQPCGGTHVKSTGEIGEIHIGKIEKKGRENRRFRIRFGPMPPA
- a CDS encoding cysteine synthase A produces the protein MPRSVIDAIGNTPLIRLNKASEETGCEILGKAEFMNPGQSVKDRAGLFIIRDAEQRGLLQPGGVIVEGTAGNTGIGLTLVAKALGYRTVIVIPDTQSQEKKDTIRLLGAELIEVPAVPYKNPNNYVKLSGRLAEQMARSEPNGAIWANQFDNVANRDGHIRTTAEEIWNQTGGKVDGFVSAVGSGGTLAGVAFGLKARSKDVKIALADPLGAALYSFYTSGELKSEGSSITEGIGQGRITANLEGFTPDFSFQIKDEDALPIVFDLIQEEGLCVGGSTGINIAGAIRLARELGPGHTIVTILCDYGTRYQSKLFNPEFLREKNLPVPGWMELQSKISVPFEKVA
- a CDS encoding SDR family oxidoreductase is translated as MTLYRADPKHGVAWVTGGSSGIGRSLARDLASQGYAVAVTALDDDPIDTLIVETAQMPGSVTAFPCDVTDEPRMERTVAAIEKELGPIVLAVFNAGNYISTPGEALVVKDFRRSFEVNYFGIINGLVPVVDYMRVRARGHVVLVGSVTAYFGWPTTAAYGGTKAAINILAESLKYDFDKMNIRVQVINPGFVDTPLTEKNMLPMPGLMPVSRATRRMVKAIKSGGFEVTFPYRTSWPLKFLSLLPRPITRWVISLTTSWKARPLHYERKPPNK
- a CDS encoding alpha/beta hydrolase; this encodes MGRRIVLAVLGLIVVLALALVFGPRVPIDTTIRFDPSVIGDDPQAYVAKVEAAVPGIRDGLEKEIVWANSMVHAKTRLSIVYIHGFSASKGEVRPLPDDVADQLDANLFYTRLTGHGQDGAAMTQGSVNAWINDYEEALAIGRAIGDKVIVISTSTGGSVAVWAATQPGASDGVAAIAFISPNFGVKASGAEILTMPWGKQIAELVIGKERSFVPRNALHEKFWTTKYPVAATLPMQALTELAYGAPVEKATIPALFIFSDMDRVVRPDRTREIAGRWGGAHELVPIESTGDSDNHVIAGDVLSPSTTAFLAQRIAVWVEAVAK
- a CDS encoding DEAD/DEAH box helicase; amino-acid sequence: MTNENTLPGNDTAELSGFAALGITGALLKATHNAGFTEPKPIQMQAIPPQLEGRDIFGIAQTGSGKTAAFALPILSKIIALGTKRRAKTARALILAPTRELAVQIEDTIKILAKGQHVSTALVLGGVSRFSQVKKVAPGVDILIATPGRLTDLVREGDLILSDTKWLVLDEGDRMLDMGFINDVKRIAKATAPDRQTALFSATMPDEIAELAKGLLKNPVRIEVSPQSTAAAEIVQGVVFARTKQKRQVLSTMLADEAMKSVIIFSRTKHGADRVTKDLERDGFKAAVIHGNKSQNARQKALNDFREGSVRILVATDIAARGIDVPGISHVVNFDLPDEAESYVHRIGRTGRNGMDGIAITLCDPSENSKLRQVERIIRTKLPIVADHLGSPDPQRNPAEKNERFEPANDRNDRNGRRDGRRPGGENKGNGFGKKRFGDKPAFAGERKPEGAKPFKGNNKRRFGGKRPAARAA